In Pseudomonas hamedanensis, a single window of DNA contains:
- the kdgD gene encoding 5-dehydro-4-deoxyglucarate dehydratase, with translation MNPQELKSILSAGLLSFPVTDFNAQGDFNRAGYIKRLEWLAPYGASALFAAGGTGEFFSLAASEYSEIIKTAVDTCATSVPILAGVGGSTRQAIEYAQEAERLGAKGLLLLPHYLTEASQDGVAAHVEAVCKSVKIGVVVYNRNVCRLTAPLLERLAERCPNLIGYKDGLGDIELMVSIRRRLGDRFSYLGGLPTAEVYAAAYKALGVPVYSSAVFNFIPKTAMDFYHAIAREDHATVGKIIDDFFLPYLDIRNRKAGYAVSIVKAGAKIAGYDAGPVRAPLTDLTGEEYEMLAALIDKQGAQ, from the coding sequence ATGAATCCACAAGAACTGAAGTCCATCCTCTCTGCCGGCCTGCTGTCTTTCCCGGTGACCGATTTCAACGCGCAGGGCGATTTCAACCGCGCGGGCTACATCAAACGCCTGGAATGGCTGGCTCCGTATGGCGCTTCAGCATTGTTCGCCGCCGGTGGCACCGGTGAGTTCTTCTCCCTGGCCGCCAGCGAATACTCGGAAATCATCAAGACCGCCGTCGACACCTGCGCCACCAGTGTGCCAATCCTCGCCGGCGTTGGCGGTTCGACCCGTCAGGCCATCGAATACGCTCAGGAAGCCGAGCGTCTGGGCGCCAAAGGCCTGCTGTTGCTGCCGCACTACCTGACCGAAGCGAGCCAGGACGGTGTTGCCGCTCACGTTGAAGCCGTGTGCAAATCGGTGAAGATCGGCGTGGTCGTCTACAACCGTAACGTTTGCCGCCTCACCGCGCCGCTGCTGGAACGTCTGGCCGAGCGCTGCCCGAACCTGATCGGCTACAAGGACGGCCTGGGCGATATCGAGTTGATGGTGTCGATCCGTCGCCGCCTCGGTGATCGCTTCAGCTACCTGGGTGGTCTGCCGACCGCCGAAGTCTACGCCGCTGCCTACAAGGCGCTGGGCGTGCCGGTCTACTCCTCGGCGGTGTTCAACTTCATTCCGAAAACCGCGATGGACTTCTACCACGCGATCGCTCGTGAGGATCACGCCACCGTCGGCAAGATCATCGACGACTTCTTCCTGCCGTACCTGGACATCCGCAACCGCAAGGCCGGTTACGCCGTGAGCATCGTCAAGGCCGGTGCAAAAATCGCTGGCTATGACGCGGGTCCAGTGCGTGCGCCGCTGACCGACCTGACCGGCGAAGAGTACGAAATGCTCGCCGCGCTGATCGACAAGCAAGGCGCGCAATAA